Proteins encoded by one window of Cloeon dipterum chromosome 2, ieCloDipt1.1, whole genome shotgun sequence:
- the LOC135935815 gene encoding uncharacterized protein LOC135935815: MARNMRTSLSDACFKGLMRQKKSLFDHTADSIFQNLIMLINKDADFKMQIESLPKPLRAQMLSRLTKLKCSNPLGDLNQFNILLKGFEALVTPKTTDIELDGLLTYCPVEFKKEMLTQVVRKIVNNAPDLESLILNERRLMTERESISFYACLQEDALREIGKLRHLKKLGIKCCAIDLSDLLRLCKKLPALEHLDVYLTEHNLDYAPADRVTFRESFGNLKVFLFTQFTSGVFLTKLSKYCLETLPKLEIVQSRVNGHCFTVEMSGDINIPFGSSPLTHLSTRPQDENVHLRFPNVTHLKVNLAGEAYPKPALLDALTKFPCIEFLHVRYFSSLYVLERLLDAYGASLTSLELSESFCTIKLGTIFEKCPKLEKLCFDGVNVEDGEEPIQKFSNLRELR, translated from the exons ATGGCAAGAAATATGAGGACTTCGCTATCGGACGCATGTTTTAAGGGCCTGATGAGGCAGAAAAAGTCCCTTTTTGACCACACAGCTGactcaattttccaaaatttgatcATGTTGATCAACAAGGACGCGGATTTCAAAATGCAGATCGAGAGCCTCC CGAAACCTCTGCGCGCACAAATGCTGTCTCGCCTGACCAAACTCAAGTGCAGCAATCCCCTAGGAGATTTGAACCAGTTTAACATCTTGTTAAAAGGGTTTGAAGCGTTGGTGACCCCGAAAACGACCGACATCGAGTTAGATGGACTTCTCACCTACTGTccggttgaatttaaaaaagaaatgctgACTCAG GTTGTTCGTAAGATCGTCAACAACGCTCCGGATTTGGAGAGCCTGATTCTGAACGAGAGAAGACTGATGACGGAGAGAGAAAGCATCAGCTTCTACGCTTGCCTTCAGGAAGATGCTCTTCGTGAAATTGGCAAGTTGCGACACCTGAAGAAGCTGGGCATCAAGTGCTGCGCAATAGATCTCTCCGACCTTCTCAGGCTTTGCAAGAAGCTACCCGCTTTGGAGCATTTGGACGTTTACCTGACAGAGCACAATTTGGACTACGCGCCTGCAGATCGAGTGACGTTCAGAGAAAGCTTTGGAAACCTCAAAGTCTTTCTTTTCACTCAATTCACCTCAGGAGTCTTCCTCACGAAACTCTCCAAATATTGCTTGGAGACCCTTCCAAAGTTGGAAATCGTCCAAAGTCGGGTGAACGGTCATTGCTTCACAGTGGAGATGTCCGGGGATATAAACATTCCTTTCGGGTCGTCACCTCTGACACACCTCAGCACTAGACCTCAGGACGAAAATGTTCATTTGCGTTTTCCAAACGTGACCCATctgaag GTCAATCTGGCTGGAGAAGCCTACCCAAAGCCAGCCCTCCTAGATGCTTTGACGAAATTTCCCTGCATCGAGTTTCTGCATGTGAGGTATTTTTCGTCCCTCTACGTGCTGGAGAGACTCCTAGACGCGTATGGTGCCAGCCTGACAAGCCTTGAGCTTTCCGAATCGTTCTGCACCATCAAGCTCGGAACCATTTTCGAGAAATGCCCAAAGCTAGAAAAACTCTGCTTTGATGGCGTGAATGTGGAAGATGGTGAAGAGCCCATCCAGAAATTTTCCAACCTGAGAGAGCTG cggTAA
- the LOC135936864 gene encoding uncharacterized protein LOC135936864, translated as MTPFFAGIFLLGLSSLVSAANFTQVFEWPDKLDLEWPLNMQDGAFKAENISPRYMAVYGERIFLSLYKSEAIAATLVSLAKSSASSEPPQLTPFPSWETHLDGSFKMGNSIKSRNKCDKMDMANGLQVDSVGRLWVLDSGSTCNKCNAKLWIFNLNNNKAELIHQFSFHGWMHDLVIDETADGTFAYISRWAKEHIVVFCLESNTSWMVDTPGIKVISVALSSEQLYLGNYLSFDMHFISVSALRNGTGKANLIGHWNTFTPYRMLVDNRGTLYAAFFWENYLQSWSTAQPFKKQRVYHQVAGVQSFWPFSLAMDQNDTPWVMAYNEEREPRYRLFKAALGAKSFKNSPECSGTLCHEIDTAY; from the exons ATGACTCCGTTCTTCGCCGGCATTTTCCTGCTCGGCCTTTCGTCCCTGGTCTCCGCCGCAAATTTCACTCAGGTCTTCGAGTGGCCAGATAAATTGGACTTGGAGTGGCCGCTGAACATGCAAGATGGGGCTTTCAAAGCAGAGAACATTTCTCCTCGTTACATGGCCGTCTACGGAGAaaggatcttcctcagcctCTATAAATCTGAAGCCATTGCGGCGACTCTGGTTTCATTAGCGAAGAGCAGCGCGTCCTCTGAGCCTCCGCAGCTCACTCCATTCCCTTCGTGGGAAACGCATCTCGATGGAAGTTTCAAAATgggaaattccatcaaatcgAGGAATAAATGCGACAAGATGGACATGGCAAATGGACTGCAAGTGGACTCTGTTGGAAGGCTGTGGGTTCTGGACAGTGGCAGCACTTGCAACAAATGCAATGCCAAACTCTGGATTTTCAACTTGAACAACAACAAAGCCGAACTGATTCATCAATTTTCCTTCCACGGCTGGATGCACGACTTGGTTATTGACGAAACTGCCGACGGAACCTTCGCCTACATCTCGCGCTGGGCAAAAGAACACATTGTCGTGTTTTGTTTGGAAAGTAACACATCTTGGATGGTGGACACGCCAGGAATCAAGGTTATTTCCGTTGCCCTGTCCTCTGAACAGCTCTACCTTGGCAACTACCTCTCCTTTGATATGCATTTCATTTCCGTTTCCGCTCTCCGCAACGGAACCGGAAAAGCAAATCTCATCGGACACTGGAATACGTTTACTCCGTATAGAATGCTGGTGGACAACCGCGGGACCTTGTATGCCGCCTTTTTCTGGGAAAACTACCTCCAATCTTGGAGCACTGCCCAGCCATTCAAAAAGCAGCGTGTTTATCATCAA GTCGCTGGAGTGCAATCTTTTTGGCCATTTTCTCTTGCCATGGACCAAAATGACACTCCTTGGGTGATGGCGTACAACGAGGAAAGAGAGCCAAGATACAGACTTTTCAAGGCTGCTCTCGGGGCAAAATCATTCAAGAACTCGCCAG AATGCTCTGGAACTTTGTGTCACGAGATTGATACTGCCTACTAA